A region of the Fischerella sp. PCC 9605 genome:
AATAATCAGCGAGACATCAAGAATATCCTCAATCAGTTTTTTTTGATGTTTAGCATTGCGCTCAATTGTTTCTAAAGCTTTTATGGCGATCGCTTCATTTACTTGCCGAGTTCTCAGTATCTGCGTCCACCCCAACATGGAGTTAAGTGGGGTACGTAATTCATGAGAAACAATTGCTAAAAACTCGTCTTTGAGGCGGTTGGCGGCTTCGGCTTCAGTTCTGGCTGCTTGTTCTCGGGCAATTAATTGTTTACGTTCTTCCTCAGCTTGTCGGCGTTGTGTCGTATCGCGCCAAGTCACAACCACCCCATCCCCAAATTTCACAGCCCGAATATCATAAGCTTTAGTAATATGCTGCTGACCATCGCATTCTTCGCAGAGCAATAATTCTTTCACTAGTGGTTGACCAGTTTCTACTACCTGAGAGTATTCCGCAAACAGCCCACTTGTTCGATGCACGGGCATTAATTCGCACAGTCGCTTGCTCAATTGTTGCTCTGCTGTCATACCGTGATTGACACAAGCCGCTGCATTCACATACTCAATACGGAAGTCTTCTATTTCACCTGATGTATCACGAATAGCACAGTAAATACCGAAGCAGTCCAGCATTGTTTCCACAGAGGTGCGGAATAGTTCTTCACTTTTTCGTAATTCCGCTTCTGCTCGCCTGAGTGATTCTCGTTCTTTGGCTTCCCGTAATGCTCGCTGCACAGCCGGAGCTAGTCGCTCCAAACGTTGTTTCAATACATAATCTGTAGCGCCGCCTTTGAGAGTTTCAATCACTCTTTCTTCGCCCAATATCCCAGAAATAATAATAAACGGTACGTGCGGACAGATAGCATGAGCAAACTCTAGAGCGGAGAATCCATCAAAGGAGGGAAGGGCGTAATCTGCCAGGATCAAATCAAAGGTTTCGCTTTTGAGAGCTTCTACGAACCCAGTGCGAGTTTCTACCCGCACTAATTCGCAATCTATTCCACTCCTTTTCAAGGTTGCACCGATGAGTTCGGCGTCTGCCCAAGAATCTTCTAGCAGCAGAATACGCATCATGATATTATTATTGTGAACTTCGGATCGCAGCTTTCCTATATAAAATAAATAGGAAAAATAAACGGGAGCTTTGTAGCATTATTTTCAAGGGATTTGATGGATCTAGACATCTAGCCTACGATGTAGATTCTGTAATTGTTGTTTTTTGGTAGTTCTTGGTTGGTGGTTAATTGTTCCATAGACGCGCCAGCTGCTTAAGGCAGCATACAACAACCAACAACCAACAACCAACAAACAACAAATAACAACCAACAAACAACTACTTACTAACTTTTGGCAGAGTAAAGTATATTGTTGCTCCATTATTTATCGCTCCTTCAGCCCAAACTCTACCACCATGTCTATAGATAATCCGTTGGACATTTGCAAGTCCTAAACCTGTCCCTTCAAACTGTGTTTGGCTATGAAGGCGTTGAAATATAGTAAATAGCCTATTGGCATACTGCATATCAAACCCAACGCCGTTGTCTCGGATGAAAAAAACAGTTTCTTGTTCGCTATCAATGCTGCCAATGGTAATGACTGGTTGCTGGCAGGGTCGAGTGAATTTAACCGCATTTTCGATCAAATTTTGCCATACTAAACGCAACAAAGAGCGATCGCCCCACACGTGGGGTAGTTGCAGTATGTACCAAATTATGCGTTGGTCGGGAATAACCATGTCAATTTGCAACTTCACCTCCCAAACCAGACGGTTCATATCGACAGTAGAGTAATGCATTTCTGTCCGTCCGGTACGGGAATAAACTAGCAAGTCGTCGATCATTTTGCCTGCTTGGCTAGTTAATTCTAAAATTGCTTTTAGATAATATAGGCTAGTTTCATCGCTGGTTATTGCTTCCAGGTGTTCTTTTAATAGATTTACAAATCCGTCTATTTGGCGAATTGGCGATCGCAGATCGTGGGATACTGAGTAGGCAAAAGCCTCTAATTCGCGGTTAATAGCTTCTAATTGAGCTGTGCGCTCTTGGACTCGACGTTCTAACGTTTGGTTGAACTGGCGAATTTCTGCTTCTGCTTGCTTGCGGTCTGTAATATCATCCAATAAGCCATCAATAAAGGTTTCACCATCAAGCTGATTGAGGGTTTCGATAAATAATACCCAAACGTTAGTACCATCAGAGCGTTGGATCTGCACTTCCCGTTCCCAGTTTTGCTCAAATAGATGATTGGTGATAAAAGAGTGAAGTTGCTCGCGAATAAATGACTGAGCCTCCTCTAGGGATGGCAAGCCCAAGATATTTAAAAACGCCGTATTTACATCTAATAGTTGACCTTGGAGTGTAGTACGAAATACACCTAAGCGAAGTTGATTTAGTAACGATTGCAAGCGCAGTTCTAGTTGAGATACTTTACGGTGAGTTTGAGATTGTTCCCACAATGTTTTCACAGCTTGAGTGAGGCGAATAAAATGTTTTGTCGATTTAATTACATAATCATCAAGTCCCGCTTTCATCGCCTCAACCGCGATTTCCTGAGAACCAGTATTGGTAAACATAATCACAGGACAATTGCGATCGCGAGCTTTGACAGCACGCAAAATCTCTAAGCCATTTGTCCAGTTCAATTGATAATCAGTAATTACTAAATCGAAACGATGCGCTGCTAATGTTTGAGCTAGTGCATCCGCATCAATGATTTCGCTCACCTCAACCCAAGGAAACTCTCGGTTTAGCTCTCTAATCACAAGCAAGCGATCGTCTGGGTTATCATCCACCAGCAAGATGCGTTGAATTGAATGGTCTTGATTGCTCATTGCTAGTTGTTTGCCCAGTGAATTAGAATTCGCAGGCAATTGACTATACGTTACGGCAGAAATAAGTAGGTCAACATAATTAAATGTAAAATATTTTGTATTTTATACGGACGAGCAGGATGCCCACCCCACAATATTATTAAATCTCTTGTGGGGTGGGCTTCTAGCCCGACTCCGTTTTTAGTTTATTTATGCCTTTCTACTTAAAACTACCATTTAAAACAGCACAAAAGCCCAGGATACAATTCTTTTGACTTTTAACTTTTAACTGACTCGGTAGCGGTACTAGGTGAAGTAAACCGAAGAATATTGGTTGAAATTCAACCAGTAGGAGTTGAATACCTGCATCATCTCTTGCAAAGCATTAAATGCAACAGGTTTGATCAGATAGGAGTTTACTCCTATATCATAGGCGCGATCAACATCGACATTTTCC
Encoded here:
- a CDS encoding sensor histidine kinase; this translates as MMRILLLEDSWADAELIGATLKRSGIDCELVRVETRTGFVEALKSETFDLILADYALPSFDGFSALEFAHAICPHVPFIIISGILGEERVIETLKGGATDYVLKQRLERLAPAVQRALREAKERESLRRAEAELRKSEELFRTSVETMLDCFGIYCAIRDTSGEIEDFRIEYVNAAACVNHGMTAEQQLSKRLCELMPVHRTSGLFAEYSQVVETGQPLVKELLLCEECDGQQHITKAYDIRAVKFGDGVVVTWRDTTQRRQAEEERKQLIAREQAARTEAEAANRLKDEFLAIVSHELRTPLNSMLGWTQILRTRQVNEAIAIKALETIERNAKHQKKLIEDILDVSLIIQNKLRLELQPVYLVPIVYAAIDDILPLAQAKSIQIEPILSPFIGRVMGDAERLQQIIMNLLSNAIKFTPPTGRVQVELEQINTFAQITVSDTGQGISPDFLPHVFDRFRQADGTTTRKFGGLGLGLAIVRHLVEMHHGNVYAASEGIGKGATFTVQLPIHQIGLELQKPL
- a CDS encoding sensor histidine kinase, whose translation is MSNQDHSIQRILLVDDNPDDRLLVIRELNREFPWVEVSEIIDADALAQTLAAHRFDLVITDYQLNWTNGLEILRAVKARDRNCPVIMFTNTGSQEIAVEAMKAGLDDYVIKSTKHFIRLTQAVKTLWEQSQTHRKVSQLELRLQSLLNQLRLGVFRTTLQGQLLDVNTAFLNILGLPSLEEAQSFIREQLHSFITNHLFEQNWEREVQIQRSDGTNVWVLFIETLNQLDGETFIDGLLDDITDRKQAEAEIRQFNQTLERRVQERTAQLEAINRELEAFAYSVSHDLRSPIRQIDGFVNLLKEHLEAITSDETSLYYLKAILELTSQAGKMIDDLLVYSRTGRTEMHYSTVDMNRLVWEVKLQIDMVIPDQRIIWYILQLPHVWGDRSLLRLVWQNLIENAVKFTRPCQQPVITIGSIDSEQETVFFIRDNGVGFDMQYANRLFTIFQRLHSQTQFEGTGLGLANVQRIIYRHGGRVWAEGAINNGATIYFTLPKVSK